One segment of Desulfallas thermosapovorans DSM 6562 DNA contains the following:
- a CDS encoding acyl-CoA dehydrogenase family protein: MALDLYSGDYKLFRDSFRKFLQAEVIPHYHEWEEAGQIPREVWQKAGENGFLCPWVEEKYDGAGAGFEYSVIITEELARAGTHVMFPLHSDIIVPYIASYGTEEQKQKWLPGCVSGDIITAVAMTEPDTGSDLAAIRTTAVREGDHYILNGTKTFISNGLLSDLIIVACKTDPRANPPHKGISLVVVEKDAPGFSRGRKLDKMGLRSQDTAELVFSDCRVPAGNLLGRENAGFIYLMEKLQQERLVCSIMAQGLAERMLNYTIEYCRERHIFGKPVTKFQHNSFKLAEMATEVELGRSFINQLLEKHLAGERVVKEVSMAKWWITEMANRTAYHCLQLHGGYGYCEEYPICRDYRDVRIFNIFAGTTEVMKNIIAKEIGL, encoded by the coding sequence ATGGCCCTGGACCTTTATTCCGGCGACTATAAATTATTCAGGGACTCCTTCCGCAAGTTCCTGCAGGCTGAAGTAATACCCCATTACCATGAGTGGGAGGAAGCAGGGCAAATCCCCAGGGAAGTGTGGCAAAAAGCCGGGGAAAACGGCTTTTTGTGCCCCTGGGTGGAGGAAAAATATGACGGCGCCGGGGCGGGCTTTGAATATTCGGTTATTATCACCGAAGAGCTGGCCCGGGCCGGTACCCACGTGATGTTTCCCCTGCACAGCGACATTATAGTGCCCTATATCGCCTCTTACGGCACAGAGGAGCAAAAGCAAAAATGGCTTCCCGGCTGTGTATCCGGCGATATCATCACCGCGGTGGCCATGACCGAACCCGACACCGGTTCGGACCTGGCCGCCATCCGCACCACGGCCGTTCGGGAAGGTGACCATTATATACTAAACGGTACCAAAACCTTTATATCCAACGGTTTGCTGTCGGATTTAATCATCGTGGCCTGTAAAACCGATCCCCGGGCCAATCCCCCCCACAAGGGCATCAGCCTGGTGGTGGTGGAGAAGGATGCCCCGGGATTTTCCCGGGGGCGCAAACTGGATAAAATGGGGCTCCGGAGCCAGGATACCGCCGAGCTGGTCTTCAGCGACTGCCGGGTACCGGCGGGTAACCTGCTGGGCCGGGAAAACGCGGGATTTATCTACCTGATGGAAAAACTGCAGCAAGAGCGGCTGGTGTGCTCCATAATGGCCCAGGGATTGGCTGAAAGGATGCTAAACTATACCATCGAATACTGCCGGGAACGGCATATATTCGGCAAACCCGTAACCAAATTCCAGCACAACAGCTTTAAACTGGCGGAAATGGCCACCGAGGTGGAACTGGGCCGTTCATTTATCAACCAGCTGCTTGAAAAGCACCTGGCCGGGGAACGGGTGGTCAAGGAGGTTTCCATGGCCAAATGGTGGATTACAGAAATGGCTAACCGCACAGCCTATCACTGCTTGCAGCTGCACGGCGGGTACGGTTACTGTGAAGAATATCCCATTTGCCGGGACTACCGGGACGTGCGCATTTTCAACATTTTTGCCGGCACCACCGAAGTAATGAAAAATATCATCGCCAAGGAAATAGGGTTGTAG
- a CDS encoding SDR family NAD(P)-dependent oxidoreductase, producing MELMLKDKTCIITGAGRGIGRATALLFAREGGRVVVSDLDEGPAVEVVEEIKAAGGQAVACVGDVTASDFAAQLVQTAVENFGPSIDVIVNNAGYTWDGVIHKMSDEQWEAMLKIHLTAPFRIIRAAAPYIREAAKKEKEAGLRVTRKIINISSIAGLDGNAGQANYSTAKAGLVGLTKTLAREWGPFNVCVNTVAFGFIETRLTQPKEKGDAISRDGKEVAIGIPESMRQMFKAMIPLRRAGTPEEAASAILLMASPLADYISGEVLRVTGGM from the coding sequence ATGGAGCTCATGTTAAAGGATAAGACCTGTATCATCACCGGAGCAGGCCGGGGTATCGGGCGGGCCACGGCGCTGCTTTTCGCCCGGGAAGGCGGCCGTGTGGTGGTAAGCGACCTGGACGAAGGCCCGGCCGTGGAAGTGGTGGAAGAAATCAAGGCCGCCGGCGGGCAAGCCGTGGCCTGTGTGGGTGATGTCACCGCCTCAGATTTCGCAGCCCAACTGGTACAAACCGCCGTGGAAAACTTTGGCCCCAGCATTGACGTAATCGTAAATAATGCAGGCTACACCTGGGACGGAGTCATCCACAAAATGAGCGATGAGCAGTGGGAGGCCATGCTTAAAATACACCTGACCGCCCCTTTCCGCATCATCCGGGCCGCCGCCCCCTATATCCGGGAAGCGGCCAAAAAGGAAAAGGAAGCCGGCCTGCGGGTTACCCGCAAAATAATCAACATTTCATCCATTGCGGGTTTGGACGGCAATGCCGGGCAGGCCAACTATTCCACCGCCAAAGCGGGTTTGGTGGGTCTCACCAAGACCCTGGCCAGGGAATGGGGCCCCTTTAATGTTTGTGTCAATACCGTGGCCTTTGGCTTTATAGAAACCCGCCTCACCCAACCCAAAGAAAAAGGGGACGCCATCAGCCGGGATGGAAAAGAAGTGGCCATCGGCATTCCAGAAAGCATGCGGCAGATGTTCAAGGCCATGATACCATTGCGCAGGGCGGGCACCCCCGAAGAGGCCGCCAGCGCCATACTGTTGATGGCTTCGCCCCTGGCCGATTACATCAGCGGTGAAGTATTGCGGGTTACTGGAGGCATGTAA
- a CDS encoding MaoC/PaaZ C-terminal domain-containing protein: protein MNRTVYFEDLEVSRPLPPLTKPAIDRTQLVKYAGASGDFNPLHYLDEVGQMAGTGGVIAHGMLVMGFVGQAVTQWIPNRNLTSLAVRFVDITKPGDSITVTGVITEKRLEKGVGLVQGQVVAADQRGGVKVKGTFEAVLPLKNSL, encoded by the coding sequence ATGAACCGGACGGTTTATTTTGAAGACCTGGAAGTGTCAAGGCCCCTGCCCCCGCTGACCAAACCCGCCATAGACAGAACGCAGCTGGTCAAATACGCCGGGGCTTCCGGCGACTTTAACCCTTTACACTACCTGGACGAGGTGGGTCAAATGGCCGGTACCGGCGGAGTCATCGCCCACGGTATGCTGGTCATGGGTTTTGTGGGCCAGGCAGTTACCCAATGGATTCCCAACCGCAATTTAACCAGCCTGGCTGTGCGCTTTGTGGATATCACCAAACCGGGGGACAGCATTACCGTTACCGGTGTAATTACAGAAAAACGCCTGGAAAAGGGTGTCGGGCTGGTACAGGGGCAGGTTGTTGCCGCCGACCAAAGGGGTGGTGTAAAAGTCAAGGGAACCTTCGAGGCAGTCCTGCCATTAAAGAACAGTTTATAG
- a CDS encoding FAS1-like dehydratase domain-containing protein, whose translation MSNYNGLVGTELSRFSFTVERGKIREMVLAIGDDNPVYTDTEYARNMGYRDIIAPPTFGTCMDFWGGQDFMTLCLNLKINPLKVLHGGQEYRYLGEINPGDKIEARCTLKGFADKGKMHIFHLETIYQNQHGKTVLVSLSTVIERK comes from the coding sequence ATGAGCAATTATAACGGCCTGGTGGGTACCGAATTGTCCCGTTTTTCCTTTACCGTGGAAAGGGGAAAAATTCGGGAAATGGTCCTGGCCATCGGGGATGACAACCCGGTTTACACCGATACCGAATACGCCCGCAACATGGGTTACCGGGATATCATCGCCCCGCCCACCTTCGGCACTTGCATGGATTTCTGGGGAGGACAGGACTTCATGACCCTGTGTCTTAACCTGAAAATAAATCCCTTGAAGGTACTGCATGGCGGGCAGGAATACCGCTACCTGGGCGAAATCAACCCGGGCGATAAAATTGAGGCCCGTTGCACCCTGAAGGGATTCGCCGATAAGGGTAAAATGCACATATTCCACCTGGAGACCATTTACCAAAACCAGCATGGTAAAACCGTGCTGGTATCCCTCAGTACAGTTATTGAAAGAAAGTAA
- a CDS encoding acetyl-CoA acetyltransferase has protein sequence MSIRDKVAIVGMGCTRFGEHWDKSAGDMLVDAAYQALEDAGLTPEDIQAYWLGSCASGWAGISLSEPLKIQYKPVTRIENFCATGTDAFRNACYAVAAGAYDIAMAIGVEKLKDSGYSGLVITPPPGDGTAPNYSAPAAFSLLAPAYFNKYGLDPETGKRVLARIAYKNHKNGALNPKAQFRKEVPMEKILNSPIVAAPLGVMDCSGVADGSAAAIIVRAEDAKKYNKNPIYVKALSVVCGPGHGAMHQDFDFTSIRETYYAGLDAYRQAGITNPRKEISMAEVHDCFTPTELVIYEDLGFSERGRAWQDVLNGVFDLDGELPVNPDGGLKSFGHPIGASGLRMLYEMYLQLRGQAGPRQIDNPKLGLTHNLGGFPWEAVCSVCIVGKE, from the coding sequence ATGAGCATCAGGGACAAAGTTGCCATAGTGGGCATGGGCTGCACCCGCTTCGGAGAGCACTGGGACAAAAGCGCCGGTGATATGCTGGTGGATGCCGCCTACCAGGCGCTGGAGGACGCCGGGCTAACCCCGGAGGATATCCAGGCCTACTGGCTGGGCAGTTGCGCCTCAGGCTGGGCGGGGATCAGCCTTTCGGAGCCACTTAAGATACAATACAAACCGGTGACCCGCATTGAAAATTTCTGTGCCACCGGTACCGATGCCTTTAGAAATGCCTGTTACGCCGTGGCTGCGGGTGCTTATGACATTGCCATGGCCATCGGAGTGGAAAAGTTAAAGGACTCGGGTTACAGCGGGCTGGTAATCACCCCGCCTCCGGGGGACGGTACCGCCCCCAACTATTCCGCCCCGGCCGCCTTTTCCCTTCTGGCCCCGGCATATTTTAACAAGTACGGCCTGGACCCGGAAACAGGCAAACGGGTGCTGGCCCGCATCGCCTATAAAAACCACAAAAACGGGGCCCTGAACCCCAAGGCCCAGTTCCGCAAAGAGGTACCCATGGAGAAAATCCTCAATTCCCCCATTGTGGCGGCGCCTCTGGGGGTCATGGATTGCTCCGGGGTGGCCGACGGTTCGGCCGCCGCCATTATTGTGCGGGCCGAGGATGCCAAAAAGTATAACAAAAACCCCATCTACGTCAAAGCCCTTTCCGTGGTCTGCGGGCCGGGACACGGTGCCATGCACCAGGATTTCGACTTTACATCCATCCGAGAGACTTATTATGCCGGGCTGGATGCTTATCGCCAGGCGGGCATCACCAACCCGCGCAAGGAAATCAGCATGGCTGAAGTGCATGATTGCTTCACCCCCACGGAACTGGTTATTTACGAGGACCTGGGCTTTTCGGAAAGGGGCCGGGCCTGGCAGGATGTGCTGAACGGCGTATTCGACCTGGACGGAGAACTGCCGGTCAACCCGGACGGGGGGCTCAAATCCTTCGGCCATCCCATCGGAGCCAGCGGCCTGCGCATGCTGTACGAAATGTACCTGCAGCTAAGGGGCCAGGCCGGCCCCAGGCAGATAGACAATCCCAAACTGGGGCTCACCCACAACCTGGGCGGCTTCCCCTGGGAAGCAGTGTGCTCGGTGTGCATAGTGGGAAAGGAATAA
- a CDS encoding OB-fold domain-containing protein, whose amino-acid sequence MVGITAYGAYIPFNRLERRRLAEAFGEPSLPGEKAVANYDEDSVTMAVEAARDCLTGIRPRDLDGVYFATTTPPYVEKQSATTIAAALDTTDLVRTADFTSTLRAGSTALLSAADAVKSGARHVLVAAADCRLGAARGQHEQLFGDGAAALVIGRENLLAEIEGSCTVAGDVLTQWRDVTDRFVRAWEDRFVITRGYGPLVTKALTTLAGRLKITPGEISKLVLYAPSPRYQAGTALSLGFEQSQIEDGLFSTVGLTGTAHAPLMLAAALEQAAPGDRILMVTFGEGVDAVLLRVTDNIKKFAPKHGVSKLLQSKKTSLSYQNYLRWKGMLDFEPPKRPEPDRPSAPAMWRNNKKILAFYGSRCTRCGTPQIPAQRVCVHCQAKDAMEPYCFADINARITTYTIDYLTFSQDPPTVFAVIDFEGGGRLLCEMTDCEPAKVAIGMEVETTFRKLFKAGGIHNYYWKARPKR is encoded by the coding sequence ATGGTGGGTATTACCGCCTATGGCGCTTATATTCCCTTCAACCGCCTGGAGCGCCGGCGCCTGGCCGAGGCCTTCGGCGAGCCGTCCCTCCCGGGAGAAAAGGCGGTGGCCAATTACGATGAAGACAGCGTAACCATGGCGGTGGAAGCTGCCCGGGACTGCCTGACCGGTATCCGGCCCCGGGATCTGGACGGCGTATATTTTGCCACCACCACCCCGCCCTATGTCGAAAAACAATCCGCCACCACCATTGCCGCAGCCCTAGACACCACCGACCTGGTGCGTACCGCGGACTTCACTTCCACTCTCCGGGCCGGTTCTACCGCTTTACTGTCCGCTGCTGATGCGGTTAAGTCGGGAGCCCGCCACGTACTGGTGGCAGCGGCGGATTGCCGCCTGGGGGCGGCCAGGGGACAACATGAACAGCTTTTCGGCGACGGAGCGGCAGCTCTGGTTATCGGCCGGGAAAACCTCCTGGCTGAAATAGAGGGCAGTTGCACTGTGGCCGGTGATGTACTGACCCAGTGGCGGGACGTAACAGACCGTTTTGTACGGGCCTGGGAGGACCGTTTTGTAATCACCAGGGGTTATGGCCCGCTGGTCACCAAAGCCCTGACAACCCTGGCGGGAAGGTTAAAAATTACCCCCGGGGAAATCAGCAAGCTGGTGCTCTATGCACCTTCCCCCCGTTACCAGGCGGGCACCGCTCTTTCCCTCGGGTTTGAGCAGTCCCAGATTGAGGATGGTCTATTTAGCACAGTAGGCCTTACCGGCACCGCCCACGCCCCGCTGATGCTGGCCGCGGCGCTGGAGCAAGCGGCACCCGGGGACCGTATATTAATGGTTACCTTCGGCGAGGGAGTGGACGCCGTGCTGCTGCGGGTTACGGACAATATCAAAAAATTCGCTCCCAAGCATGGTGTTTCGAAACTACTGCAATCCAAGAAAACTTCCCTGAGCTACCAGAATTACCTGCGCTGGAAGGGTATGCTGGACTTTGAGCCACCCAAGCGGCCCGAACCCGACCGCCCCTCTGCACCGGCCATGTGGCGTAACAATAAAAAGATATTGGCCTTTTACGGCAGCCGCTGCACCCGCTGCGGCACCCCGCAAATTCCCGCTCAGAGGGTGTGCGTGCACTGCCAGGCCAAAGACGCCATGGAACCCTACTGTTTTGCAGACATCAATGCCCGTATCACCACCTATACAATTGATTATTTAACATTTTCCCAGGACCCGCCTACGGTATTTGCGGTGATTGATTTCGAGGGCGGCGGGCGGTTACTTTGCGAAATGACCGATTGCGAGCCGGCGAAAGTAGCCATCGGCATGGAGGTGGAAACCACCTTCCGCAAGCTTTTTAAGGCCGGGGGGATCCACAATTATTACTGGAAAGCCAGGCCCAAGAGGTGA
- a CDS encoding cupin domain-containing protein encodes MADNSKPTAPLAEVISLAEFIDYQQGSVVSRTLVDKQTGTVTLFAFDQGQGLSEHTAPFDAMVQLLDGEAEVTIAGNPLRLKKGDMVIMPANKPHALRAVERFKMLLTMIRA; translated from the coding sequence ATGGCTGATAATAGTAAACCCACAGCACCGCTGGCCGAGGTGATAAGCCTGGCGGAGTTTATTGACTACCAGCAAGGATCGGTGGTAAGCAGGACACTGGTTGATAAACAGACCGGCACGGTAACTTTGTTTGCCTTTGATCAAGGACAAGGGCTAAGCGAGCACACTGCCCCCTTTGATGCCATGGTGCAGTTGCTGGACGGTGAAGCCGAGGTGACCATTGCCGGGAACCCGCTGCGTTTAAAGAAGGGTGACATGGTCATTATGCCCGCCAACAAGCCCCACGCGCTGCGGGCGGTGGAAAGGTTTAAGATGCTGTTAACAATGATCCGGGCGTAA
- a CDS encoding ferritin-like domain-containing protein has product MKVTEIIAELNKILTLEHGHLGMYKNFSGYQDKEIRRTFRRFAEIEMEHINKVRNAILNLGGKPSIIIEGGDIIGRLFGVTINLASEKDVVKTFSWVEKKSHQGYAGFVSKLEQHNGTMQQFIAEIAAANMLEARLMHLWLEDKLLKYNSRKLK; this is encoded by the coding sequence GTGAAAGTAACAGAAATTATAGCTGAACTTAATAAAATATTAACCCTGGAACACGGCCACCTGGGCATGTATAAAAATTTTTCAGGTTACCAGGACAAAGAGATAAGAAGAACCTTTAGAAGGTTTGCAGAAATTGAAATGGAGCACATTAATAAAGTAAGAAATGCAATCTTAAATTTAGGTGGAAAACCTTCCATTATTATTGAAGGCGGTGACATTATTGGCCGGTTGTTCGGTGTTACCATTAACCTGGCCAGCGAGAAGGACGTGGTCAAAACCTTTAGTTGGGTCGAAAAAAAGTCACACCAAGGGTATGCCGGTTTCGTTTCCAAATTGGAGCAACACAACGGCACAATGCAGCAATTTATCGCTGAAATTGCCGCAGCGAATATGCTGGAAGCCAGATTAATGCATTTATGGCTGGAGGATAAGCTGTTGAAATATAATTCCCGTAAGCTTAAATAG
- a CDS encoding MBL fold metallo-hydrolase, giving the protein MQVRLTTLCENTAAALGYTGEWGLGILVEAGGEAVLLDTGLGDSLIRNAMAGNVDLSKVDKVVISHGHADHTGGLRSLLQQLGKRVQIHTHPAIWGKKYTCMTLPGSGERRCRYIGMPFCREELEGLGAVFNMSREPVWLNEFMVTTGEVPLVTSFEKVDDNMFLRAEEGFVPDTLPDDQALVVKTEKGLVVLLGCAHRGMVNTLLHAQRITGVEKIYAVVGGTHLFRAQPEQIEQSMAELRRMGVGKIGVSHCTGMAPAALLAREFGDKFFFNNAGTVVEF; this is encoded by the coding sequence ATGCAGGTACGTTTAACCACGCTTTGTGAAAACACGGCGGCTGCTCTGGGATACACCGGGGAATGGGGGCTTGGTATTCTGGTGGAGGCCGGCGGTGAGGCGGTGCTGTTGGATACCGGCCTTGGTGATTCTTTGATACGCAATGCCATGGCCGGTAATGTCGATTTAAGCAAAGTTGACAAAGTGGTCATCAGCCACGGCCATGCCGACCATACCGGCGGCCTGCGTTCTTTGCTGCAGCAGCTTGGGAAAAGGGTGCAAATTCATACTCACCCGGCCATATGGGGTAAAAAGTACACTTGCATGACGCTGCCGGGCAGCGGGGAGCGAAGGTGCCGGTATATCGGAATGCCCTTTTGCCGTGAAGAGTTGGAAGGGCTGGGCGCGGTATTTAATATGTCCAGGGAGCCGGTATGGTTAAACGAGTTTATGGTTACCACCGGTGAAGTGCCCCTGGTTACTTCCTTTGAAAAAGTTGATGACAATATGTTCTTGCGGGCGGAGGAGGGTTTTGTGCCGGACACCTTGCCGGATGACCAGGCGCTGGTGGTCAAAACGGAAAAGGGATTGGTGGTGCTGCTGGGCTGCGCCCACCGGGGCATGGTGAATACGCTGCTGCACGCCCAAAGGATTACCGGTGTGGAGAAAATTTATGCTGTGGTGGGCGGCACCCATCTTTTCCGGGCGCAGCCGGAGCAAATTGAGCAATCCATGGCCGAACTGCGCCGGATGGGTGTGGGAAAAATAGGCGTATCCCATTGCACCGGCATGGCCCCGGCTGCACTGCTGGCCCGGGAATTCGGGGATAAATTTTTCTTTAACAATGCCGGCACCGTGGTGGAGTTTTAA
- a CDS encoding HlyD family secretion protein gives MADKKRALAVLVLLLVAAGSYWAYEHYYKGEVALIRATGTIEATTVELNAKMSGTVARLLVDTGDTVSAGQLVAELSRSDLAAQRERDALGVLKAEAQLADLQSGAREQEKKEAMAGVEIARVNLEKANTDLARIEALFQGGAVPEADYDKARTSAELAKNQLAAAEARLNLLESGSRPQQIKAAQAEVERSKAVLKASDAMLEDLKVYSPIAGVVLSGNYEQGEYVQMGASLATVADLNDLWIKVYIPTVDLPHIKLDQPVQFTVSGMDKVFEGVVQEIATEGEFTPKTIQTQQERANVVFAVKIKISDAGGVLKPGMPADVTFGPRANHD, from the coding sequence ATGGCTGACAAAAAGCGGGCTTTGGCGGTTCTGGTGCTGTTATTGGTGGCGGCGGGCTCATACTGGGCCTATGAACATTATTACAAAGGTGAAGTTGCGCTTATCCGGGCCACCGGCACCATTGAGGCCACCACGGTGGAGTTGAACGCTAAAATGTCCGGGACCGTGGCCAGGCTGCTGGTGGATACCGGTGACACCGTTTCTGCCGGTCAACTGGTGGCCGAGCTGTCCCGCAGCGACCTGGCGGCCCAGCGGGAGCGGGACGCTCTGGGGGTATTGAAGGCCGAGGCCCAGCTGGCGGATTTGCAATCGGGAGCCCGGGAGCAGGAGAAAAAAGAAGCTATGGCCGGGGTGGAAATCGCACGGGTTAATTTAGAAAAGGCCAATACGGATTTGGCCAGGATAGAGGCCCTTTTCCAGGGCGGTGCTGTACCCGAAGCAGACTATGACAAAGCCCGGACCAGCGCGGAGTTGGCCAAAAACCAGCTGGCGGCGGCCGAGGCCAGGCTTAACCTGCTGGAGTCGGGCAGCCGTCCCCAGCAAATCAAGGCCGCCCAGGCCGAGGTCGAGCGCAGCAAGGCCGTGCTCAAGGCCAGCGATGCCATGCTGGAGGATTTGAAGGTTTATTCCCCCATCGCGGGGGTGGTGCTGTCCGGCAATTACGAGCAGGGGGAGTACGTGCAGATGGGTGCTTCCCTGGCCACCGTGGCGGATCTGAATGATCTCTGGATCAAAGTTTACATTCCCACCGTCGATTTGCCCCATATCAAACTGGACCAGCCAGTGCAGTTTACTGTCAGCGGCATGGATAAAGTGTTTGAAGGGGTGGTGCAGGAGATCGCCACCGAGGGTGAATTTACCCCCAAGACCATCCAAACCCAGCAGGAGCGGGCCAATGTGGTATTTGCCGTGAAGATAAAGATCAGCGATGCCGGCGGTGTTTTAAAGCCTGGTATGCCTGCCGATGTAACCTTTGGACCGAGGGCGAACCATGATTAA
- a CDS encoding ABC transporter ATP-binding protein, with amino-acid sequence MIKVEKLGKDFGHITAVYEVTIDVFAGNIFGLVGPDGAGKTTLLRVICGLIVPDRGQVLWAQAAGGQGKRGNGVVLGYMPQRFSLYGDLTVMENINFFGALYKLKRPVIRERADEILEMTGLLPFKDRLADNLSGGMKQKLALTCALVNRPALLVLDEPTYGVDPQSRKEFWRILYRLNKQGMTIIVSTPYMDEAELCTRVAFMNKGRVVAVDSPSRLKSNFPYQVLEVRVETRRAGPVGDVPPQSRGGDDFPYNRHIGLFSDLPGVVYVSLYGDKYRVVVEDGEAARRAMENRLAEKGINAGLYCTEINPTMEDVFIALAEKGVE; translated from the coding sequence ATGATTAAAGTGGAAAAGCTGGGCAAAGATTTCGGTCATATCACCGCCGTGTATGAAGTAACCATAGACGTGTTTGCAGGGAACATCTTTGGCCTGGTGGGGCCGGACGGGGCCGGTAAAACCACCTTGCTGCGCGTGATTTGCGGTTTAATAGTTCCTGATCGCGGGCAGGTTCTTTGGGCGCAGGCCGCCGGCGGGCAGGGGAAACGGGGGAACGGGGTGGTGCTGGGCTATATGCCCCAGCGGTTCAGCCTTTATGGTGATTTGACGGTGATGGAGAATATTAATTTTTTCGGCGCCCTGTATAAATTAAAACGACCGGTTATAAGGGAACGGGCTGACGAAATACTGGAAATGACCGGGCTGCTGCCCTTTAAAGATCGCTTGGCGGATAACCTGTCGGGGGGTATGAAGCAAAAACTAGCCCTCACCTGCGCCCTGGTCAACCGCCCGGCCCTGCTGGTGCTGGATGAGCCCACCTACGGGGTGGACCCGCAATCCCGTAAAGAGTTCTGGCGGATATTATACCGGCTGAACAAGCAGGGAATGACCATCATAGTATCCACCCCTTACATGGATGAAGCCGAGCTGTGCACCAGGGTGGCCTTTATGAACAAGGGCCGTGTGGTGGCGGTGGATTCACCATCCCGGCTGAAAAGCAATTTTCCCTACCAGGTGCTGGAGGTGCGGGTTGAAACCCGCCGGGCCGGGCCGGTGGGTGATGTGCCGCCGCAAAGCCGTGGGGGGGATGATTTTCCGTATAACCGCCATATTGGGTTGTTCAGTGATTTGCCCGGGGTGGTGTACGTGTCGCTTTACGGGGATAAATACCGCGTGGTGGTGGAGGATGGGGAGGCTGCCCGGCGGGCTATGGAAAACCGCCTGGCGGAGAAGGGGATAAACGCCGGGTTGTATTGTACTGAAATCAATCCCACCATGGAAGATGTTTTTATTGCGCTGGCGGAGAAAGGGGTGGAGTAG
- a CDS encoding ABC transporter ATP-binding protein: protein MDYAVTTNQLTRVFGNFTAVDKLTLQIKPGEIYGFLGPNGAGKSTAMRMLCGILEPTSGTATVLGYDLLRETEKIKQRIGYMSQKFSLYDDLTAAENLYFYAGLYNIPRRGRPGRVREMIDMAGLTGRENEPAANLSGGWKQRLALGCAIIARPAIVFLDEPTSGVSPTSRRHFFSIIRQLAGKGTTVMVTTHFMDEAEYCDKIAFISSGRLMAVDSPDNLKRNVIEGCLVELDLPGAMERLESIAQLPYVKECSVHGPVLHVLLKSEAHLASLEEFTGVSPKPITPSLEDVFIALSSKS from the coding sequence GTGGACTATGCAGTGACCACCAACCAGTTGACCAGGGTTTTCGGTAATTTCACGGCTGTGGATAAATTGACACTGCAGATTAAACCCGGGGAAATTTACGGATTCCTGGGACCCAACGGGGCGGGTAAGTCCACCGCCATGCGGATGCTTTGCGGCATACTGGAACCCACATCGGGCACGGCCACGGTATTGGGGTACGACCTGTTGCGGGAAACCGAGAAAATTAAGCAGCGTATTGGCTACATGTCCCAGAAATTCAGCTTGTACGATGACCTCACCGCAGCCGAGAACCTGTACTTTTATGCCGGGCTGTACAATATACCCCGCCGGGGAAGGCCGGGCCGGGTGCGGGAAATGATCGATATGGCCGGTCTTACCGGCCGTGAGAATGAACCGGCGGCTAATCTAAGCGGTGGCTGGAAGCAAAGGCTGGCCCTGGGCTGCGCCATTATTGCCCGGCCCGCCATAGTGTTCCTGGACGAGCCCACCAGCGGGGTGAGCCCCACCAGCAGGCGCCATTTTTTCAGCATTATCAGGCAACTGGCCGGGAAAGGTACCACGGTGATGGTGACCACCCACTTCATGGACGAAGCCGAATATTGTGATAAAATCGCCTTCATCTCATCCGGCCGGCTAATGGCGGTGGATAGCCCGGACAATTTGAAAAGAAACGTTATAGAGGGATGTCTGGTGGAATTGGATTTGCCCGGTGCAATGGAACGGTTGGAGAGTATTGCACAGCTTCCCTACGTTAAAGAATGTTCAGTACACGGGCCGGTGCTGCACGTGCTGCTAAAAAGCGAAGCCCACTTGGCGTCCCTGGAGGAATTTACGGGAGTTTCACCCAAACCCATCACCCCTTCCCTGGAGGATGTGTTTATTGCACTTTCAAGTAAAAGTTGA